One genomic segment of Belonocnema kinseyi isolate 2016_QV_RU_SX_M_011 chromosome 2, B_treatae_v1, whole genome shotgun sequence includes these proteins:
- the LOC117183002 gene encoding uncharacterized protein LOC117183002 produces MPYASGKLTSEHFKTWLKDVYFPNIGHSSVLLIDSWSGHCPDAVKEAAPTNKIVDIKIIPKGTTGRIQPLDAFGFRVWKNYVRRFEDSVTLMNEDIELHKRNNIIKL; encoded by the exons ATGCCTTACGCTTCTGGCAAGCTGACTTCag aacatttcaaaacatggctgaaggatgtgtattttcccaatattgggcattcaagtgtcttattaattgattcgtggagtgggcattgccctgatgctgtaaaggaagcagcacctacaaacaaaattgttgatataaaaataattccaaaaggaacAACAGGCAGAATTCAGCCACTAGATGCTTTCGGCTTTCGAGTGTGGAAAAATTACGTCCGTCGCTTCGAGGATAGTGTAACATTAATGAATGAGGATATAGaacttcataaaagaaataacattataaaactc